A stretch of the Serratia marcescens genome encodes the following:
- the prc gene encoding carboxy terminal-processing peptidase: MNKFVRLTAIAGLLWAGVSYGAETANIRIGQLPQLQQEPQHATVSERVTSRFTRSHYRQFALDAEFSGKIFDRYLNMLDYNHNVLLASDVAQFAGKRNQVGEELKTGKLDTFYALFNLAQKRRFERYTYALSLLDKPMNFTGNGTIDLDRSKAPWPKDKAELDSLWDAKVTYDELNLKLTGKTDKEIRDTLTKRYQFAIKRLTQSNSEDVFQLAMNAFAHEIDPHTNYLSPRNTEQFNTEMSLSLEGIGAVLQMDDDYTLINSMVPGGPAAKSKAITVGDRIVGVGQAGKPMVDVIGWRLDDVVSLIKGPKGSKVRLEILPAGKGTKTRVVTLTRERIRLEDRAVKMTIKTVGKEKVAVFDIPGFYVGLTDDVKVQLQKMAKQNVKSVIIDLRTNGGGALTEAVSLSGLFIPSGPVVQVRDNNGKVREDADTDGVTYYKGPLVVLVDRFSASASEIFAAAMQDYGRALIVGEPTFGKGTVQQYRSLNRIYDQMLRPEWPALGSVQYTIQKFYRVNGGSTQRKGVTPDILMPTGVDPAETGEAFEDNAMPWDSINAATYSKTGDMAPFEPELLKDHQQRIAQNPEFQYIAQDIAHYKALKDKRNIVSLNLAVREKENHDDDATRLKRINERLERAGKKPLKSLDDLPKDYQEPDPYLDETVHIALDLAHLEKDQPAQQPTPAK; encoded by the coding sequence ATGAACAAATTCGTCAGATTAACAGCGATTGCAGGGCTGCTGTGGGCGGGTGTCAGTTACGGCGCGGAAACAGCCAACATTCGCATCGGTCAACTGCCCCAACTGCAACAGGAACCCCAGCACGCTACGGTGAGTGAGCGCGTCACCTCGCGCTTCACTCGCTCTCATTACCGCCAGTTCGCCCTCGACGCGGAGTTCTCAGGCAAGATCTTCGATCGCTACCTGAACATGCTGGACTACAACCATAACGTGTTGCTGGCCTCCGACGTGGCGCAGTTCGCCGGCAAACGCAATCAGGTTGGCGAAGAGCTGAAAACCGGCAAGCTGGACACCTTCTACGCGCTGTTCAATCTGGCGCAGAAACGCCGCTTTGAGCGTTACACCTATGCGTTGTCGTTGCTGGACAAGCCGATGAACTTCACCGGCAACGGCACTATCGATCTCGACCGCAGCAAAGCGCCGTGGCCGAAAGACAAGGCCGAGCTGGATAGCCTGTGGGATGCGAAAGTCACCTATGACGAGCTGAACCTCAAGCTGACCGGCAAGACCGACAAAGAAATCCGCGACACGCTGACCAAGCGCTATCAGTTCGCCATCAAGCGTCTGACGCAAAGCAACAGCGAAGACGTCTTCCAGCTGGCGATGAATGCCTTTGCGCATGAAATCGACCCGCATACCAACTACCTGTCTCCGCGCAACACCGAGCAGTTCAACACCGAGATGAGCCTGTCGCTGGAAGGCATCGGCGCAGTGCTGCAGATGGATGACGACTACACCCTGATCAACTCGATGGTGCCGGGCGGCCCGGCGGCGAAGAGCAAGGCGATCACCGTGGGCGATCGCATCGTCGGCGTCGGTCAGGCCGGCAAACCGATGGTGGACGTGATCGGCTGGCGCCTGGACGACGTGGTGTCGTTGATCAAAGGGCCGAAAGGCAGCAAGGTGCGCCTGGAGATCCTGCCGGCCGGCAAGGGTACCAAAACCCGTGTGGTCACCCTGACTCGCGAGCGCATCCGCCTGGAAGACCGCGCGGTGAAAATGACCATCAAGACCGTCGGCAAAGAGAAGGTGGCGGTGTTCGATATCCCCGGCTTCTACGTCGGTCTGACCGATGACGTGAAAGTGCAGCTGCAGAAGATGGCGAAGCAGAACGTCAAGAGCGTGATCATCGATCTGCGCACCAACGGCGGCGGCGCGCTGACCGAAGCGGTGTCGCTGTCCGGCCTGTTCATTCCGAGCGGCCCGGTGGTGCAGGTGCGCGACAACAACGGCAAAGTACGTGAAGACGCCGACACCGATGGCGTGACCTACTACAAAGGCCCGCTGGTGGTGCTGGTCGATCGCTTCAGCGCCTCCGCCTCCGAGATCTTCGCGGCGGCGATGCAGGATTACGGTCGCGCGCTGATCGTCGGCGAACCGACCTTCGGTAAAGGCACCGTGCAGCAGTACCGTTCGCTGAACCGCATCTACGACCAGATGCTGCGCCCTGAGTGGCCGGCGCTGGGGTCGGTGCAGTACACCATTCAGAAGTTCTACCGCGTCAACGGCGGCAGCACTCAGCGCAAAGGGGTGACCCCGGACATTCTGATGCCGACCGGCGTCGATCCGGCGGAAACCGGCGAAGCGTTTGAAGACAACGCCATGCCGTGGGACAGCATCAATGCGGCGACCTACAGCAAGACCGGCGATATGGCGCCGTTCGAGCCGGAGCTGCTAAAAGATCACCAGCAACGCATCGCGCAGAATCCGGAGTTCCAGTACATCGCGCAGGATATCGCGCATTACAAGGCGCTGAAGGATAAACGCAACATCGTGTCCCTCAATCTGGCAGTGCGTGAGAAAGAGAACCACGATGATGATGCGACCCGTCTGAAACGCATCAACGAGCGCCTGGAACGCGCGGGCAAGAAGCCGCTGAAATCGCTCGACGATCTGCCGAAGGATTACCAGGAGCCGGATCCGTACCTGGATGAAACCGTGCATATCGCGCTGGACCTGGCTCATCTGGAAAAAGATCAGCCCGCTCAGCAGCCAACGCCGGCCAAATAA
- a CDS encoding MFS transporter, with amino-acid sequence MRPCSDGLPVPQRYGAILAIALGITVSVLDGAIANVALPTIARDLNASPASSIWVVNAYQLAITVSLLSLASLGDLIGYRRIYQAGLLVFSITSLFCALSDSLLTLTIARVLQGFGAAAIMSVNTALIRIIYPQRFLGRGMGINSLIVACSSAAGPTVAAAILSVASWQWLFAINLPIGIVALLLGMKFLPANGQKSDNRRFDPTSAVLNALTFGLLITAISGFAQGQSLTLIFSEIAALLAIGAVFVRRQLRQEFPLLPVDLLRIPIFALSMGTSICSFAAQMLAMVSLPFFLQSALGRDEVATGLLLTPWPLAIVVMAPIAGRLVERVHAGLLGCIGLAVFALGLFSLALLPADPSNGDIIWRMVLCGAGFGLFQSPNNHTIISAAPRNRSGGASGMLGTARLLGQTSGAALVALMFNLFPTSGTHASLILAGVFATLAAAVSSLRITQSTSQTAQPSREVK; translated from the coding sequence ATGCGTCCTTGTTCCGACGGCCTCCCCGTCCCGCAACGCTATGGGGCGATCCTCGCCATCGCCCTTGGCATTACCGTATCCGTGCTCGATGGCGCGATAGCCAACGTGGCGCTGCCCACCATCGCGCGCGATCTCAACGCCAGCCCGGCCAGCTCCATTTGGGTGGTTAACGCCTATCAGTTGGCGATCACCGTGTCTCTGCTGTCGCTGGCGTCGCTCGGCGATCTGATCGGCTATCGCCGCATCTATCAGGCCGGGCTGCTGGTGTTCAGCATCACCTCGCTGTTCTGCGCCCTGTCCGACTCGCTGCTCACGCTGACCATCGCCCGCGTGCTGCAAGGCTTTGGCGCCGCCGCCATCATGAGCGTCAACACCGCGCTGATCCGCATCATCTACCCGCAGCGTTTTCTCGGCCGCGGCATGGGCATCAACTCGCTGATCGTCGCTTGCTCCTCAGCGGCCGGGCCAACGGTGGCGGCGGCGATCCTGTCGGTCGCATCCTGGCAATGGCTGTTCGCCATCAACCTGCCGATCGGTATCGTCGCACTGCTGCTGGGGATGAAATTCCTGCCGGCCAACGGCCAAAAAAGCGATAACCGCCGTTTCGATCCCACCAGCGCCGTGTTGAACGCGTTGACTTTCGGCCTGCTGATCACCGCCATCAGCGGCTTCGCTCAGGGCCAGAGCCTGACGCTGATCTTCAGCGAGATCGCCGCGCTGCTGGCGATTGGCGCGGTGTTCGTGCGCCGCCAGCTGCGTCAGGAATTTCCGCTGCTGCCGGTCGACCTGCTGCGTATCCCCATTTTCGCCCTGTCGATGGGCACCTCAATCTGCTCGTTCGCCGCGCAAATGCTGGCGATGGTGTCGCTACCGTTTTTCCTGCAAAGCGCATTGGGCCGCGACGAAGTGGCGACCGGGCTGCTGTTGACGCCGTGGCCGCTGGCGATCGTGGTGATGGCGCCGATCGCCGGCCGGCTGGTGGAACGCGTGCACGCCGGCCTGCTGGGCTGCATTGGGCTGGCGGTGTTCGCGCTCGGGCTGTTCTCGCTGGCGCTGCTGCCTGCGGATCCGTCAAATGGGGACATCATCTGGCGCATGGTGCTGTGCGGCGCCGGTTTCGGCCTGTTCCAGTCGCCCAACAATCACACCATCATCTCCGCCGCGCCACGCAACCGCAGCGGCGGCGCCAGCGGCATGCTGGGTACCGCTCGCCTGTTGGGGCAAACCTCGGGGGCCGCGCTGGTGGCGCTGATGTTCAACCTGTTCCCCACCTCCGGCACCCACGCTTCGCTGATCCTGGCCGGCGTGTTCGCCACCCTGGCGGCGGCGGTCAGCAGCCTGCGCATCACCCAATCGACGTCGCAAACGGCGCAGCCGAGCCGCGAGGTGAAATAG
- the phnT gene encoding 2-aminoethylphosphonate ABC transport system ATP-binding subunit PhnT codes for MPSTLSSRAEARDSSQDIAGPSGIQLDRVSVSYRGTEVLKPLTLTIAPGEVLALIGPSGSGKTTVLRAIAGFVQPSAGRIAIGDVDVTDVPPYERGLGMVVQNYALFPHMRVEDNVAFGLRAQGKPRGLTAERVDEALAIVGMSAYAKRYPSQLSGGQQQRVAIARAIAVRPKVLLLDEPLSALDAQIRHSMVEEIARLHRELPDLTILYVTHDQGEALTLEDKIGIMRDGHLIAHGETRALYHHPTNRFAAEFLGRANLLPATALETTTGQGMTTVSCAGKVIGCFTYGAQRGFDKLLCIRPQHIALDADAQRSNCLIGTLRDIHWQGELTHLQFDAQGHPLRVVTTHRNRMPQIGERVPLYFAPDDAVLIED; via the coding sequence ATGCCTTCTACCCTCTCTTCCCGCGCCGAGGCGCGGGATAGCAGCCAGGACATCGCCGGGCCGTCGGGCATTCAGCTCGACCGCGTCAGCGTGTCGTACCGCGGCACCGAGGTGCTGAAACCCCTGACGCTCACCATCGCCCCCGGCGAAGTGTTGGCGCTGATCGGCCCCTCCGGTTCGGGCAAAACCACCGTGCTGCGGGCGATCGCCGGCTTCGTGCAGCCCTCCGCCGGGCGTATTGCCATCGGTGACGTCGATGTCACCGACGTGCCGCCTTATGAGCGCGGTCTGGGCATGGTGGTACAGAACTACGCGCTGTTTCCGCATATGCGCGTCGAAGACAATGTGGCGTTCGGCCTGCGCGCGCAGGGCAAGCCGCGCGGCCTCACCGCCGAACGCGTCGACGAGGCGTTGGCCATCGTCGGCATGTCCGCCTACGCCAAGCGCTATCCCAGCCAGCTCTCCGGTGGCCAACAGCAGCGCGTGGCGATCGCCCGCGCCATCGCGGTGCGCCCCAAAGTCTTGCTGCTGGATGAACCGCTGTCGGCGCTGGACGCGCAAATTCGCCACAGCATGGTGGAGGAGATCGCCCGCCTGCACCGCGAGCTGCCTGACCTGACCATCCTGTACGTCACCCACGATCAGGGCGAAGCGCTGACGCTGGAGGACAAGATTGGCATCATGCGCGACGGCCACCTGATCGCCCACGGCGAGACCCGCGCGCTGTACCATCATCCCACGAACCGCTTCGCCGCCGAGTTCCTCGGCCGCGCCAACCTGCTGCCGGCCACCGCGCTGGAGACCACTACCGGGCAAGGCATGACCACCGTCAGCTGCGCCGGCAAAGTGATCGGCTGCTTTACCTATGGCGCACAACGCGGTTTCGACAAACTGCTGTGTATTCGGCCGCAGCATATCGCGCTCGATGCCGACGCCCAGCGCAGCAACTGCCTCATCGGCACACTGCGCGATATTCACTGGCAGGGGGAATTGACGCACCTGCAGTTCGACGCGCAAGGCCATCCGCTGCGCGTGGTCACCACCCATCGCAACCGGATGCCGCAAATTGGCGAGCGTGTGCCGCTCTATTTCGCCCCCGATGACGCGGTACTGATCGAGGACTGA
- the phnU gene encoding 2-aminoethylphosphonate ABC transporter permease subunit has product MTDSTLIRPAQRLRLPRRLWVLLPLLVLATLFFYPLALIVKQVFTDDQGLFSAAALQQVFESRRFVGALLNTLQIALLATLGCLVLGTLLSLLLVFTPFPGSRLIAQVIDTFIAMPTFLITLAFTFIYGSAGLLNGTLMAAFGFTLPPVDFLYSIWGVILAEITVFTPLVMRPLMAALSQIDRSQLEAASILGARPGRVVRQVILPAALPALLAGGSLCLLLTTNEFGIVLFIGAKGVATLPMMVYAKAILESDYAVACTIAVVNIALSLGLFSLYRYAAARAGQRN; this is encoded by the coding sequence ATGACTGACTCTACGCTTATTCGCCCAGCTCAGCGGCTGCGCTTGCCGCGCCGCCTGTGGGTCCTGCTGCCGCTGCTGGTGCTGGCGACGCTGTTTTTCTATCCGCTGGCGCTGATCGTCAAACAGGTGTTTACCGACGATCAGGGGCTGTTCAGCGCCGCCGCGCTGCAACAGGTGTTCGAATCCCGACGCTTTGTCGGCGCCCTGCTCAACACGCTGCAGATTGCGCTGCTGGCGACGCTGGGCTGCCTAGTGCTCGGCACCCTGCTGTCCCTGCTGCTGGTGTTCACGCCGTTCCCCGGCAGCCGCCTGATCGCCCAGGTGATCGATACCTTTATCGCCATGCCGACCTTCCTGATCACGCTGGCCTTCACCTTTATCTACGGCTCCGCCGGCCTGCTGAACGGTACGCTGATGGCGGCCTTCGGTTTTACTCTGCCGCCGGTGGACTTTCTTTACTCCATCTGGGGCGTGATCCTGGCGGAAATCACCGTGTTTACGCCGCTGGTGATGCGCCCGCTGATGGCGGCGCTGTCGCAGATCGATCGCAGCCAGCTCGAAGCCGCCAGCATCCTCGGCGCCCGGCCGGGGCGCGTGGTGCGCCAGGTGATTTTGCCCGCCGCGCTGCCGGCCTTGCTGGCCGGCGGCAGCCTGTGTTTGCTGTTGACCACCAATGAATTCGGCATCGTGCTGTTTATCGGCGCCAAGGGGGTCGCCACGCTGCCGATGATGGTCTACGCCAAAGCGATTCTGGAATCGGATTACGCCGTCGCCTGCACGATCGCCGTCGTGAATATCGCGCTGTCGCTCGGGCTGTTCTCCCTTTACCGCTACGCCGCGGCGCGCGCCGGGCAGAGGAACTGA
- a CDS encoding GAF domain-containing protein, producing MTKEQFYAELKRDLSALLGGETNFIAALSNASALINERLDDVNWVGFYLMEGDQLVLGPFQGKIACVRIPVGKGVCGTAVAENRVQRVGDVHAFPGHIACDAASNAEIVLPLAVGGRAIGVLDIDSTVYQRFDEQDEAGLKAVVAGLCEQLEQCDSAKYVTVAAS from the coding sequence ATGACAAAAGAACAATTCTACGCGGAATTAAAACGTGACCTGAGCGCGTTGCTCGGCGGGGAGACCAACTTTATCGCGGCGCTGTCCAACGCCAGCGCGTTGATCAACGAGCGTCTGGATGACGTCAACTGGGTCGGTTTCTATCTGATGGAGGGCGACCAGCTGGTGCTGGGGCCGTTCCAGGGCAAGATCGCCTGCGTGCGCATCCCGGTGGGCAAGGGCGTGTGCGGCACGGCGGTGGCGGAAAATCGCGTGCAGCGCGTCGGCGACGTGCATGCGTTCCCGGGTCACATCGCCTGCGATGCGGCCAGCAACGCGGAAATCGTGCTGCCGCTGGCGGTTGGCGGCCGAGCGATCGGCGTTTTGGATATCGACAGCACGGTTTATCAACGCTTCGACGAACAGGACGAAGCGGGCCTGAAAGCAGTGGTGGCGGGGCTTTGTGAGCAACTGGAACAGTGCGACAGTGCGAAATATGTGACTGTGGCGGCAAGTTGA
- the htpX gene encoding protease HtpX yields MMRIALFLLTNLAVMLVFGLVLSLTGIQSSSVQGLMIMAGLFGFGGAFVSLLMSKWMALRSVGGEVIEQPRNETENWLLETVRRQSQQAGIAMPQVAIYHAPDINAFATGARRDASLVAVSTGLLQSMSRDEAEAVIAHEISHVANGDMVTMTLIQGIVNTFVIFISRLIAQVAAGFLGNRDGEGEGNGNPMIYFAVSMVLELVFGILASIITMWFSRHREFYADAGSAKLVGREKMIAALQRLKTSYEPQEAGSMMAFCINGKSKSFSELFMSHPPLDKRIEALRSGQYLK; encoded by the coding sequence ATGATGCGTATAGCTCTGTTCCTGCTCACCAACCTGGCGGTGATGTTGGTTTTCGGGCTGGTGCTCAGCCTGACAGGAATCCAATCCAGTAGCGTTCAGGGCCTGATGATCATGGCCGGTCTGTTCGGCTTCGGCGGCGCTTTCGTGTCGTTGCTGATGTCCAAGTGGATGGCGCTGCGCTCCGTCGGCGGGGAAGTGATTGAACAGCCGCGTAACGAAACCGAAAACTGGCTGCTGGAAACGGTGCGCCGTCAGTCGCAGCAGGCGGGCATCGCCATGCCGCAGGTCGCTATCTACCACGCGCCGGACATCAACGCCTTCGCCACCGGCGCACGCCGCGACGCCTCGCTGGTCGCCGTCAGCACCGGCCTGCTGCAGAGCATGAGCCGCGACGAAGCGGAAGCGGTCATCGCGCACGAAATCAGCCACGTCGCCAACGGCGATATGGTGACCATGACTCTGATTCAGGGCATCGTGAACACCTTTGTCATCTTCATTTCGCGCCTGATCGCGCAGGTGGCCGCCGGCTTCCTGGGCAACCGTGATGGCGAAGGGGAAGGCAACGGCAACCCGATGATTTATTTCGCGGTGTCGATGGTGCTGGAACTGGTGTTCGGCATCCTGGCAAGCATCATCACCATGTGGTTCTCGCGTCACCGTGAGTTCTACGCCGACGCCGGCTCCGCCAAGCTGGTGGGCCGCGAGAAGATGATCGCCGCCTTGCAGCGTCTGAAAACCAGCTATGAACCGCAGGAAGCGGGCAGCATGATGGCGTTCTGCATCAACGGTAAATCCAAGTCGTTCAGCGAGCTGTTCATGTCGCACCCGCCGCTCGACAAGCGTATCGAAGCGCTGCGTTCCGGCCAGTACCTGAAGTAA
- the kdgR gene encoding DNA-binding transcriptional regulator KdgR, which produces MANADSDKQPDAVSSVMKVFGILQALGDEREIGITELSQRVMMSKSTVYRFLQTMKALGYVSQEGETEKYALTLKLFELGAKSLQNVDLIRSADVQMRELSNRTRETIHLGALDEDGIVYIHKIDAMYNLRMYSRIGRRNPLHSTAIGKVLLAWRDRDEVAQILSQIEFTRSTEHTLTSAAELLPVLERVREQGYGEDAEEQEAGIRCIAAPVFDRFGVAIAGLSISFPTLRFSEAAREEYVALLHVAARRISEQQGYHDYPF; this is translated from the coding sequence ATGGCTAACGCAGATTCAGACAAGCAACCGGATGCCGTCTCATCCGTGATGAAAGTGTTCGGCATTTTGCAGGCGCTCGGCGATGAGCGCGAAATTGGCATTACCGAACTGTCCCAGCGGGTGATGATGTCCAAAAGCACCGTTTACCGCTTTTTGCAGACCATGAAAGCGCTGGGCTACGTCTCGCAGGAAGGCGAGACGGAAAAATACGCGCTGACGCTCAAGCTGTTCGAGCTGGGCGCCAAATCGCTGCAGAACGTCGATCTGATCCGCAGCGCTGACGTGCAGATGCGCGAGCTGTCGAACCGCACCCGCGAAACCATCCACCTCGGCGCCTTGGACGAGGACGGTATCGTCTATATCCACAAGATCGACGCGATGTACAACCTGCGCATGTATTCGCGTATCGGTCGCCGTAATCCGCTGCACAGCACCGCCATCGGTAAAGTGCTGCTGGCCTGGCGCGATCGGGATGAGGTGGCGCAGATCCTGTCGCAGATTGAATTTACCCGCAGCACCGAGCATACCCTGACCAGCGCCGCCGAACTGCTGCCGGTGCTGGAGCGGGTGCGTGAGCAGGGATACGGCGAAGATGCCGAGGAACAGGAAGCGGGGATCCGCTGCATCGCGGCGCCGGTGTTCGATCGGTTCGGGGTGGCGATCGCCGGGCTGAGCATTTCTTTCCCGACGCTGCGCTTTTCCGAAGCGGCGCGGGAGGAGTATGTGGCGCTGCTGCACGTCGCCGCCCGGCGCATCAGTGAACAGCAGGGCTATCACGACTACCCGTTCTGA
- the yebS gene encoding membrane integrity lipid transport subunit YebS yields MKIHAITAPLSKARHQRCCECDLLFVLPPLSGNQAAYCPRCNAKVVNGRDWSMTRLTAMAIAMLLLMPFAFTEPLISIRLLGTRIDASLLEGIWQMSRQGDPLTASMVAFCTLGAPLTLALSLLYLRFGHALGMNLRPVLLMLERLKEWVMLDIYLIGMAVAAIKVQDYADIQAGSALIAYLSLTLLSILTLIHVNLEQLWERYYPQEQPEGPPAALHICLSCHYTGYPDARGRCPRCHVPMCHRQPYSLQKTWAALIAAMILLIPANLLPISIIYANGVRLEDTIFSGVVSLATSGNVPIAAIVFIASVLVPFTKVIVLITLLFSIHFKTSHSLKTRIRLLRLVTWIGRWSMLDLFVIALMMSLVNRDQLLSFTMGPAAFYFGSAVILTILAVEWLDSRLIWDAHATGNADYTD; encoded by the coding sequence ATGAAAATACACGCGATCACCGCCCCCCTTTCCAAAGCGCGCCACCAGCGCTGCTGCGAATGCGACCTGCTGTTCGTGCTGCCGCCGCTCAGCGGCAACCAGGCTGCCTATTGCCCGCGTTGCAACGCCAAGGTGGTGAACGGCCGCGACTGGTCGATGACGCGCCTGACCGCCATGGCGATCGCCATGCTGCTGCTGATGCCGTTCGCTTTCACCGAACCGCTGATCAGCATCCGCCTGCTCGGCACGCGCATCGACGCCAGTTTGCTGGAAGGCATCTGGCAGATGAGCCGTCAGGGCGACCCGCTCACCGCCAGCATGGTGGCGTTCTGCACCCTCGGCGCCCCGCTGACGCTGGCGCTGTCGCTGCTCTACCTGCGCTTCGGCCACGCGCTCGGCATGAACCTGCGCCCGGTGCTGCTGATGCTGGAACGGCTGAAAGAGTGGGTGATGCTGGACATCTATCTGATCGGCATGGCGGTGGCGGCGATCAAGGTGCAGGATTACGCCGATATCCAGGCAGGCAGCGCGCTGATCGCCTACCTGTCGCTCACCCTGCTCAGCATCCTGACGCTGATCCATGTCAATCTGGAGCAGCTGTGGGAGCGTTACTATCCACAGGAGCAGCCGGAAGGCCCGCCGGCGGCGTTGCATATTTGCCTGTCCTGTCACTATACCGGCTATCCCGACGCGCGCGGCCGCTGCCCGCGCTGCCACGTGCCGATGTGCCACCGCCAGCCTTACAGCCTGCAGAAAACCTGGGCGGCACTGATCGCGGCGATGATCCTGCTGATACCGGCCAACCTGCTGCCGATTTCCATCATTTACGCCAACGGCGTGCGCCTCGAAGACACCATCTTCTCCGGCGTGGTCTCGCTGGCCACCTCCGGCAACGTGCCGATCGCCGCCATCGTGTTCATCGCCAGCGTGCTGGTGCCCTTTACCAAGGTGATCGTGCTGATCACGCTGCTGTTCAGCATTCACTTTAAAACCTCGCACAGCCTGAAGACGCGCATTCGTCTGCTGCGCCTGGTCACCTGGATCGGCCGCTGGTCGATGCTGGATCTGTTCGTTATCGCCTTGATGATGTCGCTGGTAAACCGCGACCAGCTGTTATCTTTTACTATGGGACCGGCCGCGTTTTACTTTGGCTCGGCGGTCATTTTGACTATTCTTGCCGTTGAGTGGCTGGATAGCCGATTGATTTGGGATGCACATGCAACAGGAAACGCCGACTACACCGACTGA
- a CDS encoding ABC transporter permease, translating into MLIWSRTGRTLTCTLAVTLFALFFCLPLAVILMSSLSEQWNGVLPSGFTLSHFRQAFSGASWDALVASLAIGFSASLFALLCGTWAALALRHYQGRGQRLLSTLFFIPSAVPSVSIGLGMLVAFSQGTLQMNGTFLIVPVAHFVLISAFTFGNVMAGLTRLPGDYENVAASLGASPLFRLRHVTLPMIAPYMISAFALSLSLSMGELGATMMIYPPSWATLPVTIFSLTDRGSIANGATLTMILVAATLLLMLVLERIAQRLTPGAK; encoded by the coding sequence ATGTTGATTTGGTCTCGCACCGGCCGCACCCTGACCTGCACGCTGGCGGTCACGCTGTTCGCCCTGTTCTTCTGCCTGCCGTTGGCGGTGATCCTGATGTCCAGCCTGAGCGAACAGTGGAACGGCGTGCTGCCGAGCGGCTTCACCCTCAGCCATTTCCGTCAGGCCTTCAGCGGCGCCTCCTGGGACGCGCTGGTCGCCAGCCTGGCTATCGGTTTCAGCGCCAGCCTGTTCGCGTTATTGTGCGGTACCTGGGCGGCGCTGGCGCTGCGCCACTATCAGGGGCGCGGCCAACGGCTACTGAGCACGCTGTTTTTCATTCCCAGCGCGGTGCCTTCGGTCTCTATCGGTCTGGGGATGCTGGTGGCGTTCAGCCAGGGGACGCTGCAGATGAACGGCACCTTCCTGATCGTGCCCGTCGCCCACTTCGTGCTGATTTCTGCCTTCACCTTCGGCAACGTGATGGCCGGGCTGACCCGGCTGCCTGGCGATTACGAAAACGTCGCCGCCAGCCTGGGCGCTTCGCCGTTGTTTCGCCTGCGTCACGTCACCCTGCCGATGATCGCTCCCTATATGATCTCCGCCTTCGCTCTCAGCCTGTCGCTGTCAATGGGTGAACTGGGTGCGACCATGATGATCTACCCACCGAGCTGGGCGACGCTGCCGGTCACTATCTTCAGCCTGACCGATCGCGGCAGCATCGCCAACGGCGCGACGCTGACCATGATCCTGGTGGCGGCCACGTTGCTGCTGATGTTAGTGCTGGAGCGGATTGCGCAGCGGCTGACGCCGGGCGCAAAATAG
- the proQ gene encoding RNA chaperone ProQ has product MENQPKLNSSKEVIAFLAERFPLCFSAEGEARPLKIGIFQDLVERVQGEENLSKTQLRSALRLYTSSWRYLYGVKVGAQRVDLDGNPCGELEQQHVDHARQQLEEAKARVQAQRAEQNAKKREAAGESADAAPRRPRPAGKKPAARREGGAAPENRKPRPQTRPQPARQPREAKEGSQPRYAPVTDISKLQIGQEIKVRAGKSAMDATVLEIAKDGVRVQLSSGLAMIVRAEHLQF; this is encoded by the coding sequence ATGGAAAATCAACCTAAGTTGAACTCTAGTAAAGAAGTCATTGCTTTTCTTGCCGAGCGTTTTCCGCTCTGCTTTAGCGCCGAAGGCGAAGCTCGTCCGCTGAAAATCGGTATTTTTCAGGATTTGGTAGAGCGCGTGCAGGGGGAAGAGAATCTCAGCAAAACGCAATTGCGTTCTGCCCTGCGCCTGTACACCTCAAGCTGGCGTTACCTGTACGGCGTCAAGGTTGGCGCGCAGCGCGTCGATCTGGACGGCAATCCGTGCGGTGAACTGGAGCAGCAGCATGTCGATCATGCTCGCCAGCAGCTTGAAGAAGCCAAAGCGCGCGTTCAGGCACAGCGTGCCGAACAAAACGCCAAAAAACGTGAAGCCGCCGGCGAATCCGCCGATGCCGCTCCGCGCCGTCCGCGCCCAGCCGGTAAAAAGCCTGCTGCACGCCGCGAAGGCGGAGCCGCGCCGGAAAACCGCAAGCCGCGCCCACAAACTCGCCCACAGCCCGCTCGCCAACCTCGTGAAGCAAAAGAGGGAAGCCAGCCGCGTTATGCGCCAGTCACGGATATCTCTAAACTGCAAATTGGCCAGGAAATCAAAGTCAGAGCAGGCAAGAGCGCGATGGATGCTACCGTACTCGAAATCGCTAAAGATGGCGTACGTGTGCAGCTCTCTTCCGGTCTGGCGATGATTGTGCGCGCAGAACACTTGCAGTTCTGA